TGCCAAGTCTTTCAAAATTCTCTTCATCAATTATGATAGTGTTTCTTGGCAAATGAGTAGAAACTATATCAACACTCTCTAATAAGGGCTTAATTTCAAGAAATTTTACACCTATAGCTTCTAGTTCAGGCTTACGAGTTCTATTAAAATAAGATACGTCCATCCCCATATTATTTGCCGCCATAGCTAACATACTTCCCAGAGTTCCTAAGCCAATTATACCAAGCCTTTGATTTGTTAATTCAAGTTCTTCAGATTTCCATTGGTGTTCTCCAAATCCATGTAGTAAGATAATTAGCTGACTTAAAATAAATTCAATTACCCCTTCATCACCATAATCTCTTACACCAAATACCTTAATTCCATTTTCCCTTGAAGCAGCAATATCTACATTTGAACTTTTCTCATCATATAGACTGCAGCACATTCCAATATATTTTAGACTTTCACAATTATCTATTACATCTTTATCAATGGGTGTATTCCAAGACACCAATACACAATCTGCATCCTTTATTCTCTCTATTATCTCATAATTACTCTTGGGATAGTCATTGTAAAAAACAACCTCTTTTCCAAGACTTAAAAGTTTTTCCTTAACTTCTTCTATTAGTCCTGTATTATCTACAGAAACAATTTTTTCAAATTTCATATGTAATCTCCTTTCTGATAGAAAAGATTATTTCAGTATATTTCAATTATCGAATCATTTATCAATAGGAATTACAATTTTCTTTTTAAATAATCCTTTTCCAATCAATAAAATAATCTTCCCTTTTTT
The DNA window shown above is from Tissierella sp. Yu-01 and carries:
- a CDS encoding NAD(P)-dependent oxidoreductase, whose translation is MKFEKIVSVDNTGLIEEVKEKLLSLGKEVVFYNDYPKSNYEIIERIKDADCVLVSWNTPIDKDVIDNCESLKYIGMCCSLYDEKSSNVDIAASRENGIKVFGVRDYGDEGVIEFILSQLIILLHGFGEHQWKSEELELTNQRLGIIGLGTLGSMLAMAANNMGMDVSYFNRTRKPELEAIGVKFLEIKPLLESVDIVSTHLPRNTIIIDEENFERLGNGKILVNTSLEPTFDVQAFANWIIRDGNYGIFDRVAMGAYYEELKKHRNVIYTDKVAGWTTQAKERLSYKVINNIERYFKESI